A single window of Periplaneta americana isolate PAMFEO1 chromosome 14, P.americana_PAMFEO1_priV1, whole genome shotgun sequence DNA harbors:
- the LOC138713667 gene encoding cuticle protein 12.5-like, whose amino-acid sequence MHSLCNADTTIMYKLVILPLFFAAASAGYLGAPAVATYAAAAPVAYAAPAVHAAPVAYAAPAVHAAPVAYAAAPAVVKAVAAPVATSYANTYKVSVRAPVAVAAPVAYAAPAAYAAPAVYKAPVAVAAPVAYAAPAAYAAPAVYKAPVAAYAAPAVAAYAAPAVVKSAVVGAAPLGYAGLGYASPYAYGYHH is encoded by the coding sequence GTCATCCTGCCCCTCTTCTTCGCCGCCGCTTCGGCTGGCTACCTCGGCGCCCCCGCCGTCGCTACTTACGCTGCCGCCGCCccagtggcctatgccgctcctgccgtccacgccgccccagtggcCTATGCAGCTCCTGCTGTCCATGCCGCTCCCGTAGCCTACGCTGCCGCCCCTGCTGTGGTCAAGGCCGTCGCCGCCCCCGTCGCCACTTCCTACGCTAACACCTACAAGGTCTCCGTCAGGGCTCCCGTTGCTGTGGCCGCTCCCGTGGCCTATGCTGCTCCCGCCGCATATGCCGCCCCCGCCGTATACAAGGCTCCCGTGGCTGTGGCTGCCCCCGTAGCCTATGCTGCTCCCGCCGCATATGCCGCCCCCGCCGTATACAAGGCTCCCGTCGCTGCCTACGCCGCTCCCGCCGTCGCTGCCTACGCCGCACCCGCCGTCGTTAAGTCTGCCGTCGTGGGTGCCGCCCCTCTTGGTTACGCCGGTCTGGGCTACGCCTCCCCCTACGCTTACGGATACCATCACTAA